The Thiothrix subterranea genome has a segment encoding these proteins:
- a CDS encoding CbbQ/NirQ/NorQ/GpvN family protein — translation MTDASQYTIQHEPFYQATGREVELYQAAYRSRLPVMVKGPTGCGKSRFVEHMAWKLGKPLITVACNEDMTASDLVGRYLLEANGTRWLDGPLTTAARIGAICYLDEIVEARQDTTVVIHPLTDHRRTLPLDKKGELVNAHPDFQLVISYNPGYQSLMKDLKQSTKQRFVAFDFDYPAADVESTILQNEAKVDAAMADKLVKIAHTARNLKGHGLDEGISTRLLVYAANLMRDGIAAGDACRMALVSPITDDADIRSTLNHAIDAIFG, via the coding sequence ATGACCGACGCTTCCCAATACACCATCCAACACGAACCCTTCTACCAAGCCACCGGACGCGAAGTCGAACTGTACCAAGCCGCGTACCGTTCCCGCTTACCGGTGATGGTGAAAGGCCCGACGGGTTGCGGTAAATCGCGTTTCGTCGAACACATGGCATGGAAACTCGGCAAGCCACTGATCACGGTCGCTTGTAACGAAGACATGACCGCCTCCGATCTGGTCGGACGCTATTTACTCGAAGCCAATGGCACACGCTGGCTGGATGGCCCATTGACCACCGCCGCCCGCATTGGTGCAATTTGCTACCTCGATGAAATCGTTGAGGCACGCCAAGATACTACCGTAGTCATTCACCCACTGACGGATCACCGCCGCACTTTGCCGCTGGATAAAAAAGGCGAACTGGTGAACGCGCACCCCGATTTTCAGTTGGTGATTTCCTACAATCCGGGCTACCAAAGCCTGATGAAAGATTTGAAACAGTCCACCAAACAACGTTTCGTGGCATTCGATTTTGACTACCCCGCCGCCGACGTTGAATCCACCATTTTGCAAAATGAGGCAAAAGTGGACGCGGCAATGGCGGATAAGTTGGTGAAAATTGCCCATACCGCCCGCAACCTCAAAGGGCACGGACTGGATGAAGGCATTTCCACCCGTTTGCTGGTGTACGCCGCGAATTTGATGCGCGACGGCATTGCAGCGGGTGACGCTTGCCGCATGGCACTGGTCAGCCCGATTACCGATGATGCGGATATTCGCAGCACGCTGAACCACGCGATTGACGCGATTTTTGG